A region from the Streptosporangium sp. NBC_01756 genome encodes:
- a CDS encoding LacI family DNA-binding transcriptional regulator has product MTRRLAEVAKKVGMSEATVSRVLNGKPGVSEATREAVLTALDVLGYERPTQLRGDRARLVGLVLPELQNPIFPAFAEVVGGALAQQGFTSVLCTRTLGGVSEAEYVDLLLQQQVSGVVFAGGLFAQADASHDHYRLLLERRLPTVLVNAAVEHLAFPQVSCDDVAAAEMALGHLRSLGHERIGMVLGPPDHVPSRRKLAAAGLEAEFVEHTMFSLEGGHAAAARLVRRGVTGIICASDVMALGAIRAARRAGLSVPGDISVIGYDDSALMNCTDPPLTTLRQPIDAMGRAVVDLLAAQIDKALVPADELLFEPELVVRASTGPVKR; this is encoded by the coding sequence ATGACGCGACGGCTTGCAGAAGTGGCCAAGAAGGTCGGGATGAGCGAGGCGACGGTGAGTCGCGTGCTCAACGGGAAACCCGGTGTGTCCGAGGCGACCCGGGAGGCCGTGCTCACGGCGCTCGACGTGCTCGGCTACGAACGGCCGACGCAGTTGCGCGGGGACCGGGCCAGGCTGGTGGGGCTCGTCCTGCCCGAGTTGCAGAATCCGATTTTCCCGGCGTTCGCCGAGGTGGTCGGGGGTGCGCTGGCTCAGCAGGGGTTCACCTCGGTGCTGTGCACCAGGACGCTGGGCGGGGTCTCCGAGGCCGAGTACGTCGATCTCCTGCTCCAGCAGCAGGTGTCCGGCGTGGTGTTCGCCGGGGGATTGTTCGCCCAGGCCGACGCCTCTCATGACCACTACCGGCTGCTGCTGGAACGCCGCCTGCCGACCGTGCTGGTCAACGCCGCGGTGGAGCACCTCGCCTTTCCCCAGGTCTCGTGCGACGATGTGGCCGCCGCCGAGATGGCGCTCGGCCACCTGCGCTCACTCGGGCACGAACGGATCGGCATGGTGCTCGGCCCGCCGGACCACGTGCCCTCGCGGCGCAAGCTGGCGGCGGCCGGCCTGGAGGCAGAGTTCGTCGAGCACACCATGTTCTCCCTGGAGGGCGGTCACGCGGCGGCGGCCCGGCTGGTCCGCCGGGGTGTGACCGGCATCATCTGCGCAAGCGACGTCATGGCGCTGGGCGCCATCAGAGCCGCGCGCCGGGCGGGGCTGTCCGTGCCCGGTGACATCTCGGTGATCGGTTACGACGACTCCGCGCTGATGAACTGCACCGACCCGCCGCTGACCACCCTGCGCCAGCCGATCGACGCGATGGGCCGAGCGGTCGTCGATCTCCTGGCCGCCCAGATCGACAAGGCCCTGGTCCCGGCGGACGAGCTGCTCTTCGAGCCCGAGCTCGTCGTCAGGGCCTCGACGGGTCCCGTGAAGCGTTAG
- a CDS encoding GlsB/YeaQ/YmgE family stress response membrane protein: MTVTGIITAIVIGAIIGALGRLVVPGRQSIPIWLTIVIGIVAALIGTAIARALGVGATRGIDWIELLIQVVLAAAGVFLAVTLYGRRGVR, translated from the coding sequence ATGACAGTTACCGGCATCATCACCGCCATCGTCATCGGAGCGATCATCGGCGCACTGGGACGCCTGGTCGTGCCGGGGCGCCAGAGTATCCCGATCTGGCTCACCATCGTGATCGGTATCGTCGCGGCCCTTATCGGCACCGCGATCGCCCGTGCGCTCGGAGTGGGCGCCACCCGGGGGATCGACTGGATCGAACTGCTCATCCAGGTCGTTCTGGCCGCGGCGGGCGTTTTCCTGGCGGTCACCCTGTACGGCAGGCGCGGGGTCCGTTAG
- a CDS encoding family 2B encapsulin nanocompartment shell protein — translation MTEFDAGRAQLSLGTAAARNLATTTKTAPQMQEISSRWLLRMLPWVQVSGGTYRVNRRLSYTVGDGRVSFTTVGSQVKVVPAELCELPTLRHFDDSELLQALGERFAQREFAPGDVLAQAGQPADEVVLIAHGKLNKVGTGPYGDEVILGVLANGDHFGDEMLAGPQTEWEFTVKAVTAGTAMVLPRQAFQELADQSQELQAHLHRVQAGPKGPQNKYGEAAIEMAAGHAGEPDLPGTFVDYEVAPREYELSVAQTVLRVHSRVADLYNDPMDQIEQQLRLTIEALRERQEHELINNRDFGLLHNADLKQRIHTRSGPPTPDDLDELLSRRRNTQFILAHPYAIAAFGRECNSRGIYPLGIDIGGGTVPAWRGVPIFSCNKIPITGTRTTSILAMRTGEDNQGVVGLHQTGIPDEYQPSLSVRFMGISEKAIISYLVSAYYSAAVLVPDALGILEDVELGH, via the coding sequence GTGACGGAGTTCGATGCCGGCAGGGCGCAGTTGAGTCTGGGTACGGCCGCGGCGCGCAATCTCGCGACGACGACCAAGACGGCGCCCCAGATGCAGGAGATCTCCTCGCGGTGGCTGCTGAGGATGCTGCCGTGGGTCCAGGTCTCCGGCGGCACCTATCGGGTGAACAGGCGGCTGAGCTACACCGTCGGGGACGGGCGGGTGAGCTTCACCACTGTCGGATCGCAGGTGAAGGTGGTTCCGGCGGAGCTGTGTGAGCTGCCGACGCTACGCCACTTCGACGACTCCGAGCTGCTGCAGGCGCTGGGGGAGCGGTTCGCACAGCGGGAGTTCGCCCCCGGGGACGTGCTGGCGCAGGCGGGCCAGCCGGCCGACGAGGTGGTGCTCATCGCCCACGGCAAGCTCAACAAGGTCGGCACGGGACCCTACGGTGACGAGGTCATCCTGGGGGTGCTGGCCAACGGTGACCATTTCGGTGACGAGATGCTGGCGGGCCCGCAGACGGAGTGGGAGTTCACGGTCAAGGCGGTGACCGCGGGGACGGCGATGGTCCTGCCCCGGCAGGCCTTCCAGGAGCTCGCCGACCAGTCCCAGGAGCTCCAGGCCCACCTGCACCGGGTGCAGGCCGGCCCGAAGGGACCACAGAACAAGTACGGCGAGGCCGCCATCGAGATGGCGGCCGGGCACGCGGGAGAGCCGGATCTTCCCGGGACGTTCGTCGACTACGAGGTCGCGCCCCGTGAGTACGAGCTGAGCGTCGCGCAGACCGTGCTGCGCGTGCACAGCCGGGTGGCCGACCTCTACAACGATCCGATGGACCAGATCGAGCAGCAGCTGCGGCTGACGATCGAGGCGTTGCGGGAGCGCCAGGAGCACGAGCTGATCAACAACCGCGATTTCGGGCTGCTGCACAATGCCGACCTCAAGCAGCGGATCCACACCCGGAGCGGTCCTCCCACCCCTGACGACCTCGACGAGCTGCTCAGCCGCCGGAGGAACACGCAGTTCATCCTCGCCCACCCCTACGCCATCGCCGCGTTCGGCCGGGAGTGCAACAGCCGCGGGATCTACCCCCTCGGCATCGACATCGGCGGGGGCACGGTGCCCGCCTGGCGCGGTGTCCCGATCTTCTCCTGCAACAAGATCCCCATCACCGGCACCCGCACCACGTCGATTCTCGCCATGCGGACCGGGGAGGACAACCAGGGCGTCGTCGGTCTGCACCAGACGGGCATACCTGACGAGTACCAGCCCAGCCTGTCGGTCCGTTTCATGGGCATCAGCGAGAAGGCGATCATCTCCTACCTGGTCAGCGCCTACTACTCCGCGGCCGTGCTGGTCCCCGACGCGCTCGGCATCCTCGAAGACGTCGAGCTCGGCCACTGA
- a CDS encoding RICIN domain-containing protein, which translates to MKRRINGKIAVAAVAGALGASGLVAGVATAAAAAPAPGAYTLVNAASSLCLSVPAASTADGVQLVQNGCAGTAGQTWNLTAVSGGFQLKAAHSGKCAGVKDASTSAGKAVQQEGCSGASSQTWQLTASGSDYRVVNANGGKCLNTKDNATSAGALVQQNSCDSVATKQWRLVPAGGSEPTPTPTVTPTTPPGNTTGLVGWATQGGGTTGGGGTSPTTVSSASALTSALSASGAAVIRVSGTISCSGMLKVTSNKTVIGNSGAAIVGCGLNISEASNVIVRNLTFRDWDDDGINVQYSTRVWLDHNTFSEGYDGALDVKRASDYVTVSWNRFFNHDKTMLLGHSDDNAGEDSGHLRVTYHHNWFDGTNQRHPRVRFGNPVHVYNNYYANVGSGGGYGVASTEGAGVLVEGNYFENTADPYHRGEGSSDPGNLVARNNHFVNSGAGDAGGSVASIPYSYSLDSAANVKSVVSAGAGAGRIAL; encoded by the coding sequence GTGAAACGAAGGATCAACGGAAAGATCGCCGTCGCCGCCGTCGCCGGCGCACTCGGCGCCTCGGGACTGGTCGCCGGCGTGGCCACCGCCGCGGCGGCCGCACCCGCACCCGGGGCCTACACCCTGGTCAACGCCGCAAGCAGCCTCTGCCTCTCCGTACCGGCCGCCAGCACCGCGGACGGCGTGCAACTCGTCCAGAACGGCTGCGCCGGCACCGCCGGCCAGACCTGGAACCTGACCGCCGTCAGCGGCGGATTCCAGCTCAAGGCCGCCCACAGCGGCAAATGCGCCGGCGTCAAGGACGCCAGCACCTCCGCCGGCAAAGCCGTCCAGCAGGAAGGCTGCTCGGGCGCCTCGTCCCAGACCTGGCAGCTCACCGCCTCCGGATCCGACTACCGGGTGGTCAACGCCAACGGCGGCAAGTGCCTCAACACCAAGGACAACGCGACCTCGGCCGGCGCCCTCGTCCAGCAGAACTCCTGCGACTCGGTGGCGACCAAGCAGTGGCGACTGGTCCCCGCAGGGGGCTCGGAACCCACCCCGACGCCCACAGTGACGCCCACCACGCCGCCGGGCAACACCACCGGCCTGGTCGGCTGGGCCACCCAGGGCGGCGGCACCACCGGGGGCGGCGGCACCTCGCCGACCACGGTCAGCAGCGCCTCGGCGCTGACCAGCGCGCTCTCCGCCAGTGGCGCGGCGGTGATCCGGGTGTCGGGCACGATCTCCTGCTCCGGCATGCTCAAGGTCACCTCCAACAAGACCGTCATCGGCAACTCCGGAGCCGCCATCGTCGGCTGCGGTCTCAACATCTCCGAGGCGTCCAACGTCATCGTCCGTAACCTGACCTTCCGCGACTGGGACGACGACGGCATCAACGTCCAGTACTCCACCCGGGTCTGGCTCGACCACAACACCTTCAGCGAAGGCTACGACGGCGCTCTGGACGTCAAGCGGGCCAGTGACTACGTCACCGTCTCGTGGAACAGGTTCTTCAACCACGACAAGACCATGCTGCTCGGCCACAGCGACGACAACGCGGGTGAGGACAGCGGGCACCTGCGGGTGACCTACCACCACAACTGGTTCGACGGCACCAACCAGCGCCACCCGCGCGTGCGGTTCGGCAACCCGGTGCACGTCTACAACAACTACTACGCCAACGTCGGCAGCGGCGGCGGGTACGGCGTGGCCTCCACCGAGGGCGCCGGAGTCCTCGTCGAGGGCAACTACTTCGAGAACACCGCCGACCCCTACCACCGTGGCGAGGGATCGTCGGACCCGGGCAACCTGGTCGCCCGCAACAACCACTTCGTCAACTCCGGCGCCGGGGACGCCGGGGGAAGCGTCGCCTCCATCCCCTACTCCTACTCACTCGACTCCGCGGCCAACGTCAAGTCGGTCGTGAGCGCCGGAGCCGGAGCCGGCCGGATCGCCCTCTGA
- a CDS encoding family 2 encapsulin nanocompartment cargo protein polyprenyl transferase, translated as MTAVEVTAGGRSAREVLDWSRDMVESALRPAADRLPPSMRRIAGYHFGWWDEHGRPAEADAGKALRPALVLLAAEAVGGAAAAALPAAVAVELAHNFSLLHDDVMDGDRTRRHRPTAWAVFGVSPAILAGDALLTLAFDVLATGGHPDAPQATRIFSVAIQELLEGQHTDVAFERRQDVELAECLSMAAGKTGALLGCACALGGLFGGGSLEQVEHLNAFGRDLGLAFQLVDDLLGIWGDPSVTGKPVYSDLRSRKKSLPVVAALTSATSGGRELAKLYHREHPLSDADLVRAAELVDAVGGRAWSQARADELLTRALGHLRSAGSVPVPVAELDVLARLVARRDH; from the coding sequence ATGACCGCGGTTGAGGTGACAGCCGGGGGGCGTTCGGCACGCGAGGTGCTGGACTGGAGCCGTGACATGGTCGAGTCCGCCCTGCGCCCGGCGGCCGACAGGCTCCCCCCGTCGATGCGGCGCATCGCCGGCTACCACTTCGGCTGGTGGGACGAGCATGGCCGTCCGGCGGAGGCGGACGCGGGCAAGGCACTCCGTCCCGCGCTCGTCCTGCTGGCGGCCGAGGCCGTGGGCGGCGCCGCGGCCGCCGCGCTGCCGGCCGCGGTCGCCGTCGAGCTGGCACACAACTTCTCCCTCCTGCACGACGACGTGATGGACGGCGACAGGACCCGTCGTCACCGTCCCACGGCCTGGGCCGTCTTCGGCGTCAGCCCGGCCATCCTGGCCGGTGACGCCCTGCTGACCCTGGCCTTCGACGTACTCGCCACCGGCGGGCATCCGGACGCCCCGCAGGCGACACGGATCTTCAGCGTCGCGATCCAGGAGCTGCTGGAGGGCCAGCACACCGACGTCGCCTTCGAGCGGCGCCAGGATGTCGAGCTCGCCGAGTGCCTGAGCATGGCGGCGGGTAAGACCGGCGCCCTGCTCGGGTGCGCCTGCGCGCTCGGCGGGCTGTTCGGCGGCGGCAGTCTGGAACAGGTTGAGCACCTGAACGCCTTCGGCAGGGATCTGGGACTCGCGTTCCAGCTCGTCGACGATCTCCTGGGCATATGGGGAGACCCCTCGGTGACCGGCAAGCCGGTCTATTCGGATCTGCGTAGCCGTAAGAAGTCCCTGCCGGTCGTGGCCGCGCTCACCTCCGCGACCTCGGGCGGACGGGAGCTGGCCAAGCTCTACCACAGGGAGCATCCCCTGTCCGACGCGGATCTGGTCCGAGCGGCCGAGCTCGTCGACGCCGTGGGCGGTCGTGCCTGGAGTCAGGCGCGGGCCGACGAACTGCTGACCCGGGCGCTCGGCCACCTGCGGTCGGCCGGGTCGGTGCCCGTGCCGGTCGCGGAACTGGACGTGCTCGCTCGCCTTGTCGCCCGCCGCGACCACTGA
- a CDS encoding acyl-CoA dehydrogenase family protein, producing MTTGDFYDYFELLDEDEKGIVLRVREFMAQRVAPIADEAWTNARFPHQLIPEFAKLDIAGLPYRGARSLLTGFVVLEMNRVDPSMGTFFGVHNGLAMGSIDRLGSDGQRERWLPEMAAMEKIGAFALTEPDGGSDVAAGLRTTARREGDVWVLNGAKRWIGNATFADLVVVWAKDEADGQVKGFVVEKGTPGFSATKIENKIALRTVQNADITLTNCLVPEENRLLNANGFRDTSTILRQTRGGVAWQAVGCMMGAYELALEYARTREQFGRPIAGFQLVQDLLVRMLGNVTCSLGMVVRLAQLQDAGVYKDEHSAMAKAFCTVRMREAVGWGREIMGGNGIVLDYGMGRFVADSEAIYSYEGTREINSLIVGRAITGVGAFV from the coding sequence ATGACGACAGGTGACTTCTACGACTACTTCGAACTGCTGGACGAGGACGAGAAGGGCATCGTCCTGCGCGTGCGTGAGTTCATGGCCCAACGGGTCGCGCCCATCGCGGACGAGGCGTGGACCAACGCGCGGTTCCCGCACCAGCTCATCCCCGAGTTCGCGAAGCTCGACATCGCCGGCCTGCCGTACCGGGGGGCACGGAGCCTGCTGACCGGGTTCGTGGTGTTGGAGATGAACCGGGTGGACCCCTCGATGGGGACGTTCTTCGGTGTGCACAACGGGCTGGCGATGGGAAGCATCGACCGGCTGGGCTCCGACGGGCAACGGGAGCGGTGGCTGCCGGAGATGGCCGCGATGGAGAAGATCGGAGCCTTCGCGCTGACCGAGCCGGACGGCGGCTCCGACGTCGCGGCGGGGCTGCGCACCACGGCCCGGCGCGAGGGCGACGTGTGGGTGCTGAACGGGGCCAAGCGCTGGATCGGCAACGCCACCTTCGCCGACCTGGTCGTGGTGTGGGCCAAGGACGAGGCCGACGGACAGGTCAAGGGGTTCGTGGTCGAGAAAGGCACCCCCGGATTCTCCGCCACGAAGATCGAGAACAAGATCGCACTACGGACCGTCCAGAACGCCGACATCACGCTGACGAACTGCCTGGTCCCCGAGGAGAACCGGCTGCTGAACGCGAACGGCTTCCGCGACACCTCGACGATCCTGCGGCAGACGCGGGGCGGGGTGGCCTGGCAGGCGGTGGGCTGCATGATGGGCGCCTACGAGCTCGCGCTGGAGTACGCCAGGACGCGTGAGCAGTTCGGGCGGCCGATCGCGGGCTTCCAGCTGGTCCAGGACCTGCTGGTACGGATGCTGGGAAACGTCACCTGCTCCCTGGGCATGGTGGTACGGCTGGCGCAGCTCCAGGATGCGGGTGTCTACAAGGACGAACACTCGGCCATGGCCAAGGCTTTCTGCACCGTACGGATGCGTGAGGCGGTGGGCTGGGGCCGAGAGATCATGGGCGGCAACGGAATCGTGCTCGACTACGGTATGGGCCGGTTCGTGGCCGACTCCGAGGCCATCTACTCCTACGAGGGCACCCGTGAGATCAACAGTCTGATCGTGGGTCGCGCGATCACCGGGGTCGGCGCGTTCGTCTGA
- a CDS encoding ABC-F family ATP-binding cassette domain-containing protein, which yields MSATIVAKDLAAGHGDRALFSGLDLVVAPGDVVGLVGMNGAGKSTLMRILAGLMPPEHGAVRLSPPSAVVGYLPQERERRADETIADFLARRTGVAAAQRELDAATEGLVEGRPGADDEYAAGLERWLALGGADLEDRAEEVVAELGLAVDLDRPMTALSGGQAARAGMASLLLSRYDVFLLDEPTNDLDLEGLERLERFVTGLRAGTVLVSHDREFLARTANRIVELDLAQQRIGVYGGGYEAYLAEREVARQHARDEYEEYAGTVASLKQRAGVQRAWMEKGVKNARRKAPDNDKVGRNFRTETTEKQAAKARQTERMIERLEEVEEPRKEWELRMEIAVAPRAGAVVATLRGAVVRRGAFTLGPVDLQVGWAERVAITGANGSGKSTLLAALLGRLPLQEGNASLGPGVVVGEVDQARGLFLGGEPLLDAFGAAAPDMVPAEVRTLLAKFGLRAAHVLRPAATLSPGERTRAALALLQARGVNLLVLDEPTNHLDLIAIEQLESALVSYPGTLLLVTHDRRMLDAVHTDRHIHVDAGRITEV from the coding sequence ATGAGTGCCACCATCGTCGCCAAGGATCTTGCCGCGGGGCACGGAGATCGCGCGCTGTTCTCCGGGCTGGACCTGGTCGTCGCCCCCGGCGATGTCGTGGGCCTGGTGGGGATGAACGGCGCGGGCAAGTCCACCCTGATGCGGATCCTCGCCGGTCTGATGCCTCCGGAACACGGCGCCGTACGGCTCAGCCCCCCGTCGGCGGTGGTCGGCTACCTGCCCCAGGAGCGGGAACGCCGGGCCGACGAGACGATCGCGGACTTCCTGGCCAGGCGGACCGGAGTGGCCGCCGCCCAGCGCGAGCTGGACGCCGCGACCGAGGGACTGGTCGAGGGCCGTCCCGGCGCCGACGACGAATACGCCGCCGGCCTGGAGAGATGGCTGGCGCTGGGCGGAGCCGATCTGGAGGACCGCGCCGAGGAGGTCGTCGCCGAGCTCGGCCTGGCGGTCGATCTGGACCGGCCGATGACGGCGCTCTCCGGTGGGCAGGCGGCCCGGGCGGGCATGGCCTCCCTGCTGCTCAGCCGTTATGACGTCTTCCTGCTGGACGAACCCACCAACGACCTCGACCTGGAGGGGCTGGAGCGGCTCGAACGCTTCGTCACCGGCCTGCGCGCCGGGACGGTGCTGGTCAGCCATGACCGCGAGTTCCTGGCCAGAACGGCGAACCGGATCGTCGAGCTCGACCTCGCCCAGCAGCGGATCGGGGTCTACGGCGGCGGCTACGAGGCATACCTGGCCGAACGCGAGGTCGCCCGGCAGCACGCCCGCGACGAGTACGAGGAGTACGCCGGTACGGTCGCCTCGCTCAAGCAGCGGGCCGGGGTGCAGCGCGCCTGGATGGAGAAGGGTGTCAAGAACGCGCGGCGCAAGGCGCCCGACAACGACAAGGTCGGCCGGAACTTCCGCACCGAGACGACGGAGAAGCAGGCCGCCAAGGCCCGCCAGACCGAGCGGATGATCGAGCGGCTGGAGGAGGTCGAGGAGCCGCGCAAGGAGTGGGAGCTCCGTATGGAGATCGCCGTCGCCCCCCGGGCGGGAGCGGTCGTCGCCACCCTGCGCGGGGCCGTGGTGCGGCGCGGCGCCTTCACCCTCGGTCCGGTGGACCTGCAGGTCGGCTGGGCGGAGAGGGTGGCGATCACCGGCGCCAACGGCTCGGGCAAGTCCACACTGCTGGCCGCCCTGCTGGGCAGGCTTCCGCTCCAGGAGGGGAACGCCTCGCTCGGTCCCGGCGTGGTCGTCGGTGAGGTGGACCAGGCGCGGGGCCTGTTCCTCGGCGGCGAACCCCTGTTGGACGCCTTCGGCGCCGCCGCGCCGGACATGGTCCCCGCCGAGGTGCGCACACTGCTGGCCAAGTTCGGGCTGCGCGCGGCGCACGTGCTGCGCCCGGCCGCCACGTTGTCGCCCGGGGAACGGACCCGGGCCGCGCTCGCCCTGCTCCAGGCCCGGGGGGTGAACCTCCTCGTCCTCGACGAGCCGACCAACCATCTGGACCTGATCGCGATCGAGCAACTGGAGTCCGCCCTCGTCTCCTATCCCGGCACGCTCCTGCTGGTCACCCATGACCGCCGGATGCTGGACGCCGTGCACACCGACCGGCACATCCACGTGGACGCCGGCCGGATCACCGAGGTCTAG
- a CDS encoding TIGR03619 family F420-dependent LLM class oxidoreductase produces the protein MAVRLGLGLPQYGRFADPDALVTVAREAEARGFTSLWVGDRLLTPLEPRDRYPGGNGTIPHAHRTFLDPFTVLATAAAVTSRIRLGTSTLNANWYPPALLARSLTTIDRLSSGRLEVGLGLGWSSDEYAAAGIPWEGRAARFDAVLDALETIWRDDPVSLTDRRWSVAPSHILPKPAQSPRPPVHLAGFSPAALARVGRRADGWLAVAMPVPVLTARWGTIRESAERNGRDPDEVRVIVRVNPIVAGSPAADAPPGGRTVEEIAEHLGATAETGVHEMFLDLQQTARDPAHLLDLAEALRKASGL, from the coding sequence ATGGCCGTCCGCCTCGGACTGGGACTGCCGCAGTACGGCCGGTTCGCCGACCCGGATGCGCTCGTCACCGTCGCGCGGGAGGCGGAGGCGCGGGGTTTCACCAGTCTGTGGGTGGGCGACCGCCTGCTGACACCGCTCGAACCCAGAGACCGCTACCCCGGCGGCAACGGCACGATCCCGCACGCGCACCGTACGTTCCTGGACCCCTTCACGGTCCTGGCCACGGCCGCCGCCGTCACCTCACGGATCCGCCTGGGCACCAGCACGCTGAACGCGAACTGGTATCCCCCCGCGCTGCTGGCGCGATCCCTCACCACGATCGACCGGCTCAGCTCCGGCCGGCTGGAGGTGGGGTTGGGACTCGGCTGGTCCAGCGACGAGTACGCGGCGGCCGGCATCCCGTGGGAGGGACGTGCCGCGCGGTTCGACGCCGTGCTCGACGCGCTGGAGACCATCTGGCGTGACGACCCGGTGAGCCTCACCGACCGGCGGTGGAGCGTCGCACCGAGCCATATCCTCCCCAAACCCGCCCAGTCCCCCCGGCCCCCCGTCCATCTCGCCGGTTTCTCACCCGCGGCGCTGGCCCGCGTCGGCCGCCGCGCCGACGGCTGGCTCGCGGTGGCCATGCCGGTGCCGGTGCTGACGGCGAGGTGGGGGACGATCAGGGAGTCGGCCGAGCGGAACGGGCGCGACCCGGACGAGGTGCGCGTGATCGTACGGGTCAACCCGATCGTGGCCGGCTCCCCCGCCGCCGACGCCCCGCCGGGAGGCCGGACCGTGGAGGAGATCGCCGAGCACCTCGGCGCCACCGCCGAGACGGGCGTGCACGAGATGTTCCTCGACCTCCAGCAGACCGCGCGCGACCCCGCCCACCTGCTCGATCTCGCCGAGGCCCTGCGTAAGGCGTCCGGCCTGTGA
- a CDS encoding NAD(+)/NADH kinase, whose product MGMVETVGLVLHPRRDSKVAIDTIVEWARDRGVTVYGLPDEIGRIDCSAVAVDTATLVERADLLVSLGGDGTMLRTMRLIAGRPTPILGVNLGKLGFLAEIDVDDLPSALSFIDNHEYTVEPRMAVRATLPGDTSVTAFNDIALVRIPGDGLSAVAISVEGHPFVRYAADAVIVATPTGSTAYSFSAGGPIVSPTVEGFLVVPAAAHSAFNRALMLSADEQVSLEVLPTSGRLAVEVDGAIGAHLCPGDQLTVTAIRALAWVVRLGSTSFYERARRKLRVNDSAEIG is encoded by the coding sequence ATGGGCATGGTCGAAACGGTGGGTCTGGTACTGCACCCGCGACGCGACTCGAAAGTGGCCATCGACACGATCGTCGAGTGGGCCCGCGACCGGGGGGTCACGGTGTACGGCCTGCCCGACGAGATCGGGCGGATCGACTGCAGCGCGGTCGCGGTCGACACCGCCACCCTCGTGGAGCGCGCCGACCTGCTGGTCAGTCTGGGGGGCGACGGCACCATGCTGCGCACCATGCGGCTCATCGCGGGACGGCCCACCCCCATCCTCGGCGTGAACCTCGGCAAGCTCGGCTTCCTCGCCGAAATCGACGTCGACGACCTACCCTCCGCGCTGTCGTTCATCGACAACCACGAGTACACGGTCGAACCGCGGATGGCGGTGCGCGCGACCCTGCCCGGCGACACCTCCGTGACCGCCTTCAACGACATCGCCCTGGTCCGCATCCCCGGTGACGGACTGTCCGCGGTGGCGATCTCGGTGGAGGGCCATCCCTTCGTCCGCTACGCGGCCGACGCCGTCATCGTGGCGACGCCCACGGGATCGACCGCCTACAGCTTCTCCGCGGGCGGGCCGATCGTGTCCCCGACGGTCGAGGGGTTCCTCGTCGTGCCGGCCGCGGCTCACTCGGCGTTCAACCGGGCGCTGATGCTCTCCGCCGACGAGCAGGTCAGCCTTGAGGTGCTCCCGACGAGCGGCCGGCTGGCCGTGGAGGTGGACGGGGCGATCGGCGCCCACCTGTGCCCCGGGGACCAGCTCACCGTCACCGCGATACGCGCCCTCGCCTGGGTCGTACGGCTCGGCAGTACGAGCTTCTACGAGCGCGCCCGCCGCAAGTTGCGCGTGAACGACAGCGCCGAGATCGGCTGA
- a CDS encoding SAM-dependent methyltransferase, translating to MVEEEWAKRGIDVGTPSVARLYDYYLGGKDNFAADRAAAEEILSVAPELRRAARENRAFLGRAVRLAAAAGIGQFLDIGTGLPTRGNVHEVAHQVSPDARIAYVDNDPIVLVHARALLRGNRGQVTVVPGDLRQPEEILKSHEIREHLDFSAPMAVLLVAVMHFITESDDPRRIMATLRDAMPSGSYLILSHGTRESRAEAADKGTKVYERANSPLVLRTRQEILDLFDGFELLDPGLVWLPEWRPDGVPPPGDPSQALILCGVGKKI from the coding sequence GTGGTGGAAGAAGAGTGGGCGAAGCGGGGGATCGACGTCGGCACCCCGAGTGTCGCCAGACTGTACGACTACTACCTCGGCGGCAAGGACAACTTCGCGGCCGACCGCGCCGCAGCCGAGGAGATCCTCTCGGTCGCCCCTGAGCTGCGCAGGGCCGCCCGGGAGAACCGTGCCTTCCTCGGCCGGGCCGTCAGGCTCGCCGCGGCGGCGGGGATCGGGCAGTTCCTGGACATCGGCACCGGACTGCCGACCCGGGGCAACGTCCACGAGGTGGCGCACCAGGTCTCACCGGACGCACGTATCGCCTACGTCGACAACGATCCGATCGTCCTCGTGCACGCCAGGGCGCTTCTCCGCGGCAACCGGGGTCAGGTCACGGTCGTCCCGGGGGACCTGCGCCAACCCGAGGAGATCCTGAAATCCCACGAGATCCGGGAGCACCTCGACTTCTCCGCGCCGATGGCCGTGCTGCTGGTGGCGGTCATGCACTTCATCACCGAGTCCGACGATCCCCGGCGCATCATGGCCACACTGCGGGACGCCATGCCGTCCGGCAGCTACCTGATCCTCTCCCACGGAACCCGTGAGAGCCGGGCCGAGGCCGCCGACAAGGGGACCAAGGTCTACGAGCGGGCCAACTCACCGCTCGTCCTCCGCACCCGCCAGGAGATCCTCGACCTGTTCGACGGGTTCGAACTGCTGGATCCGGGACTCGTCTGGCTGCCCGAATGGCGTCCGGACGGAGTTCCGCCTCCCGGTGATCCCTCGCAGGCGCTGATCCTGTGCGGCGTGGGGAAGAAGATCTGA